From a single Kitasatospora sp. NBC_00458 genomic region:
- a CDS encoding lysozyme → MPSTSRSARSTGTNRSPKPRRLAVLAALATAAALTAGVSAPAHAAEPAPTAAPATTPDGSAGAERQGGLPPIHPERDFAGSTVAAHEGRADTPALASLTATQTPGLDVASYQGNVDWASVAGNGARFAYVKATEGTTYRNPYFAQQYNGSYNAGLIRGAYHFALPDRSSGTAQANWFVDHGGGWSRDGRTLPPALDIEYNPYGATCFGLSQSAMVSWIRAFSNTVRSRTGRYPTIYTTTGWWATCTGNNSSFGATNPLWIARYASAVGTLPNGWTYQTFWQYADSGTFPGDQNLFNGAYDRLKALANG, encoded by the coding sequence ATGCCCAGCACTTCCCGCTCCGCCCGCTCCACCGGCACCAACCGAAGCCCGAAACCCCGCAGGCTCGCCGTCCTCGCCGCCCTGGCCACTGCGGCCGCCCTGACCGCCGGAGTCTCCGCGCCGGCCCACGCGGCCGAACCGGCCCCCACCGCCGCTCCTGCCACCACCCCCGACGGCTCGGCCGGCGCGGAACGGCAGGGCGGCCTGCCCCCGATCCACCCGGAGCGCGACTTCGCCGGCTCCACCGTCGCCGCGCACGAGGGGAGAGCCGACACCCCCGCCCTCGCCTCCCTGACCGCCACCCAGACCCCGGGGCTCGACGTCGCCAGCTACCAGGGCAACGTCGACTGGGCTTCGGTGGCCGGCAACGGCGCCCGCTTCGCCTACGTGAAGGCCACCGAGGGCACCACGTACCGAAACCCGTACTTCGCCCAGCAGTACAACGGCTCCTACAACGCCGGCCTGATCCGCGGCGCCTACCACTTCGCCCTGCCCGACCGGTCGTCCGGCACCGCCCAGGCCAACTGGTTCGTCGACCACGGCGGCGGCTGGTCGCGCGACGGCAGGACCCTCCCGCCCGCGCTCGACATCGAGTACAACCCTTACGGCGCCACCTGCTTCGGCCTCTCGCAGAGCGCCATGGTCAGCTGGATCCGCGCCTTCAGCAACACCGTCCGCTCCCGCACCGGCCGCTACCCCACCATCTACACGACGACCGGCTGGTGGGCGACCTGCACCGGCAACAACTCCTCCTTCGGCGCCACCAACCCCCTCTGGATCGCCCGCTACGCCTCCGCCGTCGGTACCCTCCCGAACGGCTGGACGTACCAGACCTTCTGGCAGTACGCCGACTCGGGCACCTTCCCCGGAGACCAGAACCTCTTCAACGGCGCCTACGACCGCCTCAAGGCGCTCGCCAACGGCTGA
- a CDS encoding DUF1906 domain-containing protein, whose amino-acid sequence MSSTFRSARRSLLPVVAAVGALLGGALGTAAHAAPSASGLKPVTYQGHRFDVPADWPVIDLAADPTACVHFARHAVYLGTPGETQDCPTGLVGRTEALLVQPDAAGPADWGTELRDVSHEIVSRFSGLKVTATYAEDPALVRSVLDRAGLPRAVPQKPAASAAEAPAARTAALTASGADLTNHTGKGFDACTAPGNALMDAWKANSPYGAVGVYIGGSNRYCAQANLTASWVQRQAANGWRFLPIYVGLQAGQITSATSQGRAAADDAVNQAAQLGFGQGSLLYYDMENYTSGSDRVLSFLSAWTTRLHERGYGSAVYSSSSSGIADVVNSRGSGYALPDVLFTARWNGAANTDEPVIPAGAWANHQRVHQYRGNITESWGGHSLQIDQDYLDVQLGGAVSGKPTGVGVYRPGDSFFAVSDRVGNTVGSSVFGAAGDVPLVGDWNGDGRDTFGVYRPGSAYFYLSNDNGSVAVAGGLGNPGDVPLVGDWNGDGRDTIAVYQPATQDFAWTDDNLNVVGTQRMGVAGDVPLVGDWNGDGRDTIGVYRPSEASFYLTDAVSGAHVDHYVAFGNHDEQPIVGDWDGDGSDEVGVYRSATAEFFGAAHDSSAVAYGVRFGNPGDTPITGTW is encoded by the coding sequence ATGTCATCGACCTTCCGATCGGCACGACGGAGCCTGCTCCCCGTCGTCGCCGCGGTCGGCGCACTGCTCGGCGGTGCCCTCGGCACCGCCGCCCACGCGGCGCCTTCCGCCTCGGGCCTCAAGCCCGTGACCTACCAGGGGCACCGGTTCGACGTGCCGGCCGACTGGCCCGTCATCGACCTGGCGGCCGACCCGACCGCCTGCGTCCACTTCGCCCGGCACGCGGTCTACCTCGGCACCCCCGGCGAGACCCAGGACTGCCCGACCGGCCTGGTGGGCCGGACCGAGGCGCTGCTCGTCCAGCCGGACGCCGCCGGCCCCGCGGACTGGGGGACCGAACTGCGCGACGTCAGCCACGAGATCGTCAGCCGCTTCTCCGGCCTCAAGGTCACGGCCACCTACGCCGAGGACCCCGCCCTGGTGCGGTCCGTCCTCGACCGTGCGGGCCTGCCGCGCGCGGTTCCGCAGAAGCCCGCAGCGAGTGCGGCCGAAGCCCCCGCCGCGCGGACCGCGGCCCTGACGGCGAGCGGCGCGGACCTCACCAACCACACCGGCAAGGGCTTCGACGCCTGCACGGCACCGGGCAACGCGCTGATGGACGCCTGGAAGGCCAACTCGCCCTACGGCGCGGTCGGCGTCTACATCGGCGGCAGCAACCGCTATTGCGCGCAGGCCAACCTCACCGCGTCCTGGGTGCAGCGGCAGGCGGCCAACGGCTGGCGCTTCCTGCCCATCTACGTGGGCCTCCAGGCCGGTCAGATCACCTCCGCCACCAGCCAGGGCCGTGCCGCCGCCGACGACGCGGTCAACCAGGCGGCCCAACTCGGCTTCGGCCAGGGCTCGCTGCTCTACTACGACATGGAGAACTACACCTCCGGCTCGGACCGGGTCCTCTCCTTCCTGTCCGCCTGGACGACCCGGCTGCACGAGCGGGGCTACGGCTCGGCGGTCTACAGCTCCTCGTCCTCCGGCATCGCCGACGTGGTGAACAGCCGGGGAAGCGGCTACGCGCTCCCCGACGTCCTGTTCACCGCGCGCTGGAACGGCGCGGCGAACACCGACGAGCCGGTCATACCGGCCGGCGCCTGGGCGAACCACCAGCGCGTCCACCAGTACCGAGGCAACATCACGGAGAGCTGGGGAGGCCACTCGCTCCAGATCGACCAGGACTACCTGGACGTCCAACTCGGCGGTGCCGTGTCGGGGAAGCCGACGGGTGTGGGTGTGTACCGGCCGGGTGATTCGTTCTTCGCGGTGTCGGACCGGGTGGGGAACACGGTGGGTTCGTCGGTGTTCGGGGCGGCGGGTGATGTGCCGTTGGTGGGTGACTGGAACGGGGACGGTCGGGACACGTTCGGTGTCTATCGTCCGGGTTCGGCGTATTTCTACCTGTCGAACGACAATGGTTCGGTGGCGGTTGCGGGGGGTTTGGGGAATCCGGGTGATGTGCCGTTGGTGGGTGACTGGAACGGGGACGGTCGGGACACGATCGCGGTGTACCAGCCGGCGACGCAGGATTTCGCGTGGACCGATGACAATCTGAATGTGGTGGGGACTCAGCGGATGGGTGTGGCCGGTGATGTGCCGTTGGTGGGTGACTGGAACGGTGATGGTCGGGACACGATCGGGGTCTACCGTCCGAGTGAGGCGAGTTTCTATCTGACGGACGCGGTGTCGGGTGCGCACGTGGATCACTATGTGGCGTTCGGCAACCATGACGAGCAGCCGATCGTGGGGGACTGGGACGGTGACGGCTCCGACGAGGTGGGTGTCTACCGTTCGGCGACGGCTGAGTTCTTCGGTGCGGCGCACGATTCGAGTGCGGTGGCGTACGGGGTGAGGTTCGGCAACCCCGGCGACACCCCCATCACCGGCACCTGGTGA
- a CDS encoding M23 family metallopeptidase, whose amino-acid sequence MSRGVRSRATVGTFRGGLHMLKARLTGLTVMATIALSLLAVPPAHAAGRPDFQLPVPCGETWTASTYAGHNPNGSVDLNHYPGDDYGRPVTASAAGTVEVAEAGSSWAGTHVRINHGGGWTTHYAHLSALDVSVGVHVNAGQVVGRLGNTGNSTGPHLHFEETLNGVGQQATFDGVGFNGSTRDFTSRNCAVSGKPTGVGVYRPGDSFFAVSDRVGNTVGSSVFGAAGDVPLVGDWNGDGQDTFGVYRPGSAYFYLSNDNGSVAVAGGLGNPGDVPLVGDWNGDGRDTIAVYQPATQDFAWTDDNLNVVGTQRMGVAGDVPLVGDWNGDGRDTIGVYRPSEASFYLTDAVSGAHVDHYVAFGNHDEQPIVGDWDGDGSDEVGVYRSATAEFFGAAHDSSAVAYGVRFGNPGDTPITGTW is encoded by the coding sequence GTGTCGCGCGGCGTCCGGAGCCGCGCGACAGTCGGCACCTTCCGAGGGGGGCTCCACATGCTCAAGGCACGATTGACCGGCTTGACCGTGATGGCCACGATCGCACTGTCCCTGCTCGCCGTTCCGCCGGCTCATGCGGCCGGCCGGCCCGACTTCCAACTCCCCGTCCCCTGCGGGGAGACGTGGACCGCCAGCACCTACGCCGGCCACAACCCGAACGGCTCGGTCGACCTCAACCACTACCCGGGCGACGACTACGGCCGCCCCGTCACCGCCAGCGCCGCGGGCACCGTGGAGGTCGCCGAAGCAGGCAGCTCATGGGCCGGAACACACGTCCGGATCAACCACGGTGGCGGCTGGACCACGCACTACGCACACCTCTCCGCCCTCGACGTCTCGGTGGGCGTGCACGTGAACGCGGGCCAGGTCGTCGGCCGTCTCGGCAACACCGGCAACTCGACCGGCCCGCACCTCCACTTCGAGGAGACACTGAACGGAGTCGGCCAGCAGGCCACCTTCGACGGAGTCGGCTTCAACGGCTCCACAAGGGATTTCACCAGCCGCAACTGCGCCGTGTCGGGGAAGCCGACGGGTGTGGGTGTGTACCGGCCGGGTGATTCGTTCTTCGCGGTGTCGGACCGGGTGGGGAACACGGTGGGTTCGTCGGTGTTCGGGGCGGCGGGTGATGTGCCGTTGGTGGGTGACTGGAACGGGGACGGTCAGGACACGTTCGGTGTCTATCGTCCGGGTTCGGCGTATTTCTACCTGTCGAACGACAATGGTTCGGTGGCGGTTGCGGGGGGTTTGGGGAATCCGGGTGATGTGCCGTTGGTGGGTGACTGGAACGGTGACGGTCGGGACACGATCGCGGTGTACCAGCCGGCGACGCAGGATTTCGCGTGGACCGATGACAATCTGAATGTGGTGGGGACTCAGCGGATGGGTGTGGCCGGTGATGTGCCGTTGGTGGGTGACTGGAACGGTGATGGTCGGGACACGATCGGGGTCTACCGTCCGAGTGAGGCGAGTTTCTATCTGACGGACGCGGTGTCGGGTGCGCACGTGGATCACTATGTGGCGTTCGGCAACCACGACGAGCAGCCGATCGTGGGGGACTGGGACGGTGACGGCTCCGACGAGGTGGGTGTCTACCGTTCGGCGACGGCTGAGTTCTTCGGTGCGGCGCACGATTCGAGTGCGGTGGCGTACGGGGTGAGGTTCGGCAACCCCGGCGACACCCCCATCACCGGCACCTGGTAG